Proteins encoded in a region of the Stieleria neptunia genome:
- the hisF gene encoding imidazole glycerol phosphate synthase subunit HisF, whose product MLAARVIPCLDVHGGRVVKGTNFVNLRDAGDPVQVASRYEAEGADELVFLDITASHEERDIILDVVRRTADCVFMPLTVGGGVRSIEDVRDLLNAGCDKVSINSAACKDPEFVRKAADRFGSQCIVVNIDPKRVLKDGQEFWEVHINGGRKPTGLEAVAWAKTVQELGAGEIVLTSMDADGTCDGYDLPVTAAVSAAVNIPVVASGGAGNPTHLAEAILQGKASAALAASIFHFGQYTIAETKQVMRDAGIPVRL is encoded by the coding sequence ATGTTAGCTGCCCGAGTGATCCCCTGTCTGGACGTGCATGGCGGACGCGTTGTCAAAGGAACCAATTTCGTCAATTTGCGGGATGCGGGCGATCCGGTCCAGGTGGCCAGCCGCTACGAAGCCGAAGGGGCGGACGAACTGGTGTTTCTGGATATCACCGCCAGCCACGAAGAACGCGACATCATTTTGGACGTCGTTCGGCGGACCGCGGACTGCGTTTTTATGCCGCTGACCGTCGGCGGAGGCGTCCGATCGATCGAAGACGTCCGCGATCTGCTCAATGCCGGCTGCGACAAGGTGTCCATCAATTCAGCCGCCTGCAAAGACCCCGAATTTGTCCGCAAAGCCGCAGACCGCTTCGGAAGCCAATGCATCGTCGTCAACATCGACCCCAAACGGGTGCTCAAGGACGGCCAAGAGTTCTGGGAGGTCCATATCAATGGCGGACGCAAACCGACGGGCCTGGAGGCGGTCGCCTGGGCCAAAACCGTCCAAGAACTCGGTGCCGGAGAGATCGTGCTGACCAGCATGGACGCCGACGGTACCTGTGACGGTTACGATTTGCCGGTCACCGCCGCGGTCAGCGCTGCGGTCAATATTCCGGTGGTCGCCAGCGGAGGGGCCGGGAACCCGACCCACTTGGCCGAAGCCATCCTGCAAGGCAAAGCCAGCGCGGCGCTGGCGGCAAGCATCTTTCACTTCGGCCAATACACCATCGCCGAAACCAAGCAGGTCATGCGCGACGCCGGCATTCCGGTGCGGTTGTAG